In Nakamurella flava, a single genomic region encodes these proteins:
- the pruA gene encoding L-glutamate gamma-semialdehyde dehydrogenase: MTGVSTPPTPVNEPVLGYAPGSPERASIRQALAAVTEPVDLPAVIGGRARRPAGAEFTVCAPFDHQRVLGRSAESTAADAHAAIDAARAAAPGWRDLDFDSRAAVLLRAADLLAGPWRARLNAATMLGQAKTVQQAEIDSACELIDFWRFNVAFARQLLAEQPPVNAPGVWNRTDHRPLEGFVYAITPFNFTAIAGNLPTAPALMGNVVIWKPSPTQQFAASLVMDLLTAAGLPPGVINLLPGSGPEISEVLLASEHLAGIHFTGSTRVFQQLWATVGANIARYRGYPRIVGETGGKDFVVAHPSADVDVLRTALVRGAFEYSGQKCSAASRAYVPQSLWRTLRDGLADATQALTVGSVEDFGNFTSAVIDGRSFGRLRTALDRARSVDSVQVLAGGTVDDAVGWYVRPTVLVGSDPRDEIFTTEYFGPVLSVFVYPDDGFGDILTEVDAATPYALTGSIIARDVDAVARAAHDLRFAAGNFYVNDKPTGAVVGQQPFGGARGSGTNDKAGSMANLARWTSPRSIKETFVPPTTVDYPHQAPDPG, from the coding sequence GTGACCGGCGTGAGCACCCCGCCGACACCGGTGAACGAGCCGGTGCTCGGTTACGCCCCCGGTTCGCCCGAGCGGGCGTCGATCCGGCAGGCCCTGGCGGCGGTCACCGAGCCGGTCGACCTGCCCGCCGTTATCGGCGGTCGGGCCCGTCGACCCGCGGGCGCCGAGTTCACCGTCTGTGCGCCCTTCGACCATCAGCGGGTGCTCGGACGGTCGGCCGAGTCGACCGCCGCCGACGCGCACGCCGCCATCGACGCGGCCCGCGCCGCCGCCCCCGGCTGGCGGGATCTCGACTTCGACAGCCGGGCCGCGGTCCTGCTGCGGGCCGCCGATCTGCTCGCCGGGCCGTGGCGGGCCCGGCTGAACGCGGCGACGATGCTCGGCCAGGCCAAGACCGTGCAGCAGGCCGAGATCGACTCGGCCTGCGAGCTGATCGACTTCTGGCGCTTCAACGTGGCCTTCGCCCGGCAGCTGCTGGCCGAACAGCCCCCCGTCAACGCGCCGGGGGTGTGGAACCGGACCGATCATCGGCCCCTCGAGGGGTTCGTGTACGCCATCACCCCGTTCAACTTCACCGCGATCGCCGGGAACCTGCCCACCGCGCCCGCCCTGATGGGCAACGTGGTGATCTGGAAACCCTCCCCGACGCAGCAGTTCGCGGCTTCGCTGGTGATGGACCTGCTGACCGCCGCAGGTCTGCCGCCCGGCGTCATCAACCTGCTGCCGGGGTCGGGACCGGAGATCAGCGAGGTGCTGCTGGCCTCCGAGCACCTCGCCGGCATCCACTTCACCGGGTCGACGCGGGTGTTCCAGCAGCTGTGGGCAACGGTCGGCGCGAACATCGCCCGGTACCGCGGTTATCCGCGGATCGTCGGGGAGACCGGCGGCAAGGACTTCGTCGTCGCCCACCCCTCGGCGGATGTCGACGTGCTGCGGACGGCGTTGGTGCGGGGGGCGTTCGAGTACTCGGGGCAGAAGTGCTCGGCGGCGTCCCGGGCCTACGTCCCGCAGTCGTTGTGGCGCACCCTGCGGGACGGGCTGGCCGACGCGACGCAGGCGTTGACGGTGGGGTCGGTGGAGGACTTCGGCAACTTCACCAGCGCGGTCATCGACGGCCGGTCCTTCGGGCGGCTGCGCACCGCCCTGGACCGCGCCCGGTCGGTCGACTCCGTTCAGGTGTTGGCCGGCGGGACGGTCGACGACGCGGTGGGCTGGTACGTGCGGCCCACCGTGCTGGTCGGCTCCGACCCGCGGGACGAGATCTTCACGACCGAGTACTTCGGTCCGGTGTTGTCGGTGTTCGTCTACCCCGACGACGGGTTCGGCGACATCCTCACCGAGGTCGACGCGGCCACCCCGTACGCGCTGACCGGCTCGATCATCGCCCGGGACGTCGACGCCGTCGCCCGGGCCGCCCATGACCTGCGGTTCGCGGCCGGCAATTTCTACGTCAACGACAAGCCGACCGGCGCCGTGGTGGGCCAGCAGCCGTTCGGGGGCGCCCGGGGTTCGGGTACGAACGACAAGGCCGGGTCGATGGCCAACCTGGCCCGCTGGACGTCGCCCCGGTCGATCAAGGAGACGTTCGTGCCGCCGACCACCGTCGACTACCCCCACCAGGCGCCCGACCCGGGGTGA
- a CDS encoding SAM-dependent methyltransferase: MALLSPSRTPAIPRPAAGVWPGLFDVPRSPIHAAVARRLTRAAVSSLPISLTFPDGTTWGTGGPRLQVVRPDLFFRRLGTDGLIGFGEAWMTGDLTSGDWHPAAVTGSPTGPTAERINEATDELAAALTVMARRMSVLVPEPLQKLRSAWQRRPPLTADNTPTNARENIHRHYDLSNDLFELFLDPTMTYSSAWFEPGDDLRAAQIRKIDGILDLARVGPGMRILEIGSGWGALAIRAATERGARVTTLTLSQEQKALAERRIAEAGVSDRVDVVLQDYRDHAAVAGGAYDAVVSVEMIEAVGERYWPDYFTAVDRMLADGGRFAVQAITMAHERLLATRNGYTWVHKYVFPGGMLPSMTAIEDVTKAHTGLRVSETRRLGPSYVPTLAEWRHRFNDRLPQVRALGFDETFIRMWNFYLAYSEAGFAAEYLDVWQLGLSR; this comes from the coding sequence ATGGCCCTGCTCAGCCCGTCCCGCACCCCGGCGATCCCCCGCCCGGCTGCGGGCGTGTGGCCCGGGTTGTTCGACGTCCCGCGCTCCCCCATCCACGCCGCTGTCGCCCGCCGCCTGACCCGGGCGGCCGTCTCGTCGCTGCCGATCTCCCTCACCTTCCCCGACGGCACCACCTGGGGCACCGGGGGTCCGCGCCTGCAGGTCGTCCGACCCGACCTGTTCTTCCGACGGCTCGGCACCGACGGGCTGATCGGGTTCGGCGAGGCGTGGATGACCGGTGACCTGACCAGCGGCGACTGGCACCCGGCCGCGGTGACGGGTTCACCCACCGGTCCGACGGCCGAACGGATCAATGAGGCGACCGACGAACTCGCCGCGGCGCTCACGGTCATGGCCCGGCGGATGTCCGTCCTCGTCCCCGAGCCGCTGCAGAAGCTGCGCAGCGCCTGGCAGCGCCGGCCCCCGTTGACCGCCGACAACACCCCGACCAACGCGCGGGAGAACATCCACCGGCACTACGACTTGTCCAACGACCTCTTCGAGCTGTTCCTCGACCCGACCATGACGTACTCGTCGGCCTGGTTCGAGCCCGGTGACGACCTGCGGGCGGCGCAGATCCGCAAGATCGACGGCATCCTCGACCTGGCCCGGGTGGGGCCAGGGATGCGCATCCTGGAGATCGGCTCCGGCTGGGGCGCGCTGGCCATCCGGGCGGCGACCGAACGGGGAGCCCGGGTCACCACCCTCACCCTGTCGCAGGAGCAGAAGGCACTGGCCGAGCGGCGCATCGCCGAGGCCGGGGTGTCCGACCGCGTCGACGTGGTCCTGCAGGACTACCGCGACCACGCCGCCGTCGCCGGCGGGGCCTACGACGCCGTGGTCTCCGTGGAGATGATCGAGGCCGTCGGCGAGCGTTACTGGCCGGACTACTTCACCGCGGTCGACCGGATGCTGGCCGACGGGGGCCGGTTCGCCGTCCAGGCCATCACCATGGCCCACGAGCGCCTGCTGGCCACCCGCAACGGCTACACCTGGGTGCACAAGTACGTGTTCCCGGGCGGGATGCTGCCGTCGATGACGGCGATCGAAGACGTCACGAAGGCCCACACCGGGCTTCGGGTCAGCGAGACCCGCCGGCTCGGACCGTCCTACGTCCCCACCCTGGCCGAATGGCGGCACCGGTTCAACGACCGCCTGCCGCAGGTCCGGGCCCTGGGCTTCGACGAGACCTTCATCCGGATGTGGAACTTCTACCTGGCCTACTCCGAGGCCGGGTTCGCCGCCGAATACCTCGACGTGTGGCAGCTCGGCCTGTCCCGCTGA